In Amycolatopsis solani, a single window of DNA contains:
- a CDS encoding Calx-beta domain-containing protein: MSRRSVFVALTAVGALLAPGTVAAAAPPGVDPATVDLTLAAGQSTTVTKHVTTSAVPPNPDLVLLADTTGSMGGAISNVRANANAITGDVLAAQPTARFGVAEYKDFTDSVPFKVNQGITADTGAVQAGINQWVAGGGGDTPEADLNALFELATGAVTFRPDGTRIVAWFGDAPSHDPSGGHSLADTIAALKAANIRVVAVNVGALDFEGQATAITEATGGVLLNNVPSNQVSQAILNGIKSIEVTVTPHVTSCDPQLTLTNAPASAKVASGDVATFTETIAVAGDAAPGTYHCSVDYLVDGVSRGFVETTTVRVLGLAINDVTVNEGSGGAPVPATFTVSLLGGASPNPVTVHYATANGTAVAPADYAAASGDVTFAPGETAKPVTVLVNPDTVDEPDETFTVNLSAPAGAGLVDPTGVGTIVDDDRDGAFSCTGTAANVIGITAAVANPANLPCADDSKTVLDATLNAGLIKVQTHALTASTDLTPDNQSAAPAAGDHAQASAKIDKTVISTVGLTIELGVIQSQAAATCQPVTGGLAPALTGSSNVASLKINGVSVTVGSAPLTIPLVIGSLKLNGQTVSGGVVKQQAVALDTALAKIVLAESQADVHGTAAHPAGNPCRR, translated from the coding sequence ATGTCGCGAAGATCAGTTTTCGTCGCGTTGACCGCGGTCGGCGCGCTGCTGGCCCCGGGCACGGTGGCGGCCGCCGCGCCACCGGGGGTCGATCCGGCCACCGTCGACCTCACGCTCGCCGCCGGGCAGAGCACCACCGTCACCAAGCACGTCACCACCTCCGCCGTCCCCCCGAACCCCGATCTCGTCCTGCTCGCCGACACCACCGGCAGCATGGGCGGCGCGATCTCGAACGTCCGGGCCAACGCCAACGCCATCACCGGGGACGTGCTCGCCGCGCAGCCGACCGCGCGATTCGGCGTCGCCGAATACAAGGACTTCACCGACTCCGTGCCGTTCAAGGTCAACCAGGGCATCACCGCGGACACCGGCGCGGTCCAGGCGGGCATCAACCAGTGGGTCGCGGGTGGCGGCGGCGACACGCCCGAGGCCGACCTCAACGCCCTCTTCGAACTGGCCACCGGCGCGGTCACCTTCCGCCCGGACGGCACCCGCATCGTCGCCTGGTTCGGCGACGCGCCGTCGCACGACCCCAGCGGCGGGCACTCGCTGGCCGACACGATCGCCGCGCTGAAGGCGGCGAACATCCGCGTCGTCGCGGTCAACGTCGGCGCCCTCGACTTCGAGGGCCAGGCCACGGCCATCACCGAAGCCACCGGTGGCGTGCTGCTCAACAACGTGCCCTCGAACCAGGTGTCGCAGGCCATCCTGAACGGCATCAAGTCCATCGAGGTCACGGTGACCCCGCACGTCACCAGCTGCGACCCGCAGCTGACGCTCACCAACGCGCCGGCGAGCGCCAAGGTGGCCAGCGGGGACGTCGCGACGTTCACCGAGACGATCGCCGTCGCGGGCGACGCCGCGCCGGGCACCTACCACTGCTCGGTCGACTACCTGGTCGACGGCGTCTCACGCGGCTTCGTCGAGACGACGACCGTGCGCGTGCTCGGCCTGGCGATCAACGACGTCACGGTGAACGAAGGCTCCGGCGGCGCGCCGGTGCCGGCCACCTTCACCGTGTCGCTGCTCGGCGGGGCGAGCCCGAACCCGGTGACCGTCCACTACGCCACCGCGAACGGCACCGCCGTCGCGCCGGCCGACTACGCCGCCGCGAGCGGGGACGTCACCTTCGCGCCGGGTGAGACGGCCAAGCCGGTGACGGTCCTGGTCAACCCGGACACCGTCGACGAGCCGGACGAGACGTTCACCGTGAACCTCTCCGCACCGGCCGGCGCCGGCCTGGTGGACCCGACCGGCGTCGGCACGATCGTCGACGACGACCGCGACGGCGCCTTCTCCTGCACCGGCACCGCCGCGAACGTCATCGGCATCACCGCGGCCGTGGCGAACCCGGCGAACCTGCCCTGCGCCGACGACAGCAAGACCGTCCTCGACGCGACGCTCAACGCCGGCCTGATCAAGGTGCAGACCCACGCGCTGACCGCCTCGACCGACCTGACCCCGGACAACCAGTCCGCGGCCCCGGCGGCCGGTGACCACGCGCAGGCGTCGGCCAAGATCGACAAGACGGTGATCAGCACCGTCGGGCTGACGATCGAGCTGGGCGTGATCCAGTCCCAGGCGGCGGCGACCTGCCAGCCGGTCACCGGCGGGCTCGCCCCGGCGCTGACCGGCAGCTCGAACGTCGCTTCGCTGAAGATCAACGGCGTTTCGGTCACGGTCGGGTCGGCGCCGCTGACCATCCCGCTGGTCATCGGCTCGCTGAAGCTGAACGGCCAGACCGTGTCCGGTGGCGTCGTGAAGCAGCAAGCGGTGGCGCTGGACACCGCGCTGGCGAAGATCGTGCTGGCGGAGTCCCAGGCCGACGTGCACGGCACCGCCGCGCACCCGGCGGGCAACCCCTGCCGGCGCTGA
- a CDS encoding CPBP family intramembrane glutamic endopeptidase: protein MTSPTERKPALRRFRFPVLLLATAALLVAARGVDALVAGVPVLRFLAGLGAAAGAVFAYRWVVRRVENRDDVAELATPGHWGALGRGALIGAGAFLATMLLAFVFTGADVSGGSFWACLGAAGAMASVAVTEELLFRGVLHRILEQRAGSVVAIVVSSLLFGLTHLVNGNATLWGTLAIAVEGGAMLAVAYTATRSLWLPIGLHFAWNFLQGGVFGTAVSGADTEPGLLRTVLSGPEALTGGSFGPEAGLFALLCCGVVTALLLRRAKLIPRR, encoded by the coding sequence ATGACCAGCCCCACCGAGCGGAAGCCGGCGCTGCGGCGCTTCCGGTTCCCCGTCCTGCTCCTGGCCACCGCCGCGCTGCTGGTCGCGGCCCGCGGGGTCGACGCGCTCGTGGCGGGGGTGCCGGTCCTGCGGTTCCTGGCCGGGCTCGGCGCGGCCGCCGGGGCCGTCTTCGCCTACCGGTGGGTGGTCCGGCGGGTCGAAAACCGCGACGACGTCGCGGAACTGGCCACCCCTGGACACTGGGGCGCGCTCGGCCGCGGCGCGCTGATCGGCGCCGGCGCCTTCCTCGCGACCATGCTGCTCGCGTTCGTCTTCACCGGCGCCGACGTCTCCGGCGGCTCGTTCTGGGCGTGCCTCGGCGCCGCCGGTGCGATGGCTTCGGTGGCGGTGACGGAGGAACTGCTGTTCCGCGGCGTGCTGCACCGCATCCTCGAACAACGCGCGGGCAGTGTCGTCGCGATCGTGGTGTCGTCGCTGCTGTTCGGCCTCACGCACCTGGTCAACGGCAATGCCACCCTGTGGGGCACGCTGGCGATCGCGGTCGAGGGCGGCGCCATGCTCGCCGTCGCCTACACCGCGACGCGGTCGCTGTGGCTGCCGATCGGCCTGCACTTCGCGTGGAACTTCCTGCAGGGCGGCGTGTTCGGCACCGCGGTCTCCGGCGCCGACACCGAACCCGGCCTGCTGCGGACCGTCCTTTCCGGACCGGAAGCGCTCACCGGCGGGTCGTTCGGCCCGGAAGCCGGCCTGTTCGCGTTGCTGTGCTGCGGCGTGGTGACGGCGCTGCTGCTGCGCCGCGCGAAGCTCATCCCGCGGCGCTGA
- a CDS encoding response regulator — MTDGPIRVLICEDQQLIRAGYVAVLGAQPDMEVVGQAENGRAALTEIGRLRPDVVVMDIQMPLLDGIEVTRRVAGPDAAIPAKVLVVTTFNIGQYVYDALRAGASGFLLKDAPLDELAEGVRTVARGESLLSPAVTRTLIGRYADRIQPVAPADGPLDRLAPREREVLKLIAGGLSNAEIAAELVLSVETVKTYVSRILTKLDLRDRVQAVVLAYRTGLVSAAG, encoded by the coding sequence ATGACCGACGGCCCGATCCGGGTGCTGATCTGCGAGGACCAGCAGCTCATCCGCGCGGGGTACGTGGCCGTGCTCGGCGCCCAGCCGGACATGGAAGTGGTGGGACAGGCCGAAAACGGCCGCGCCGCGCTGACCGAGATCGGCCGGCTGCGCCCGGACGTCGTCGTGATGGACATCCAGATGCCGCTGCTGGACGGGATCGAGGTGACCCGCCGCGTCGCCGGCCCGGACGCGGCGATCCCGGCGAAGGTCCTCGTCGTCACGACGTTCAACATCGGCCAGTACGTCTACGACGCGCTGCGGGCCGGGGCGAGCGGGTTCCTGCTCAAGGACGCGCCCCTGGACGAGCTCGCCGAAGGGGTGCGCACGGTCGCCAGGGGCGAATCGCTGCTCTCGCCCGCGGTGACCCGGACGCTGATCGGCCGGTACGCCGACCGGATCCAGCCGGTGGCGCCCGCCGACGGCCCGCTGGACCGGCTCGCACCGCGGGAGCGGGAGGTGCTGAAGCTGATCGCCGGCGGCCTGTCGAACGCCGAGATCGCGGCCGAGCTGGTGCTGAGCGTGGAGACGGTGAAAACGTACGTCTCGCGGATCCTCACCAAGCTGGACCTGCGGGACCGGGTGCAGGCCGTGGTGCTGGCCTACCGGACCGGGCTGGTCAGCGCCGCGGGATGA
- a CDS encoding sensor histidine kinase, with amino-acid sequence MPTLGRLRNRWARVTPDARDAALAAVFTAAAFVPGLSMLGAQFGDLPRHDGGLPAVLLVLGQTLPLAVRSRWPAATLVVVATSFAAHEVLAYTPTVASLALYFALYSAGAREERFRLALPVALSVEYLAFAVLVTLRGSPSDLVPFVVYYAVLVLFWSLGVLVRQRRRQEAERRRLTARAAAADERARLARELHDVVTHHVTAMVVQADAARFLPPENAPEAFKAITGSGRDALTELRFLLGVLEATGARTPGLSALRGLVEQPGRVVQLVEAGERPALPAETELTAYRIVQEALTNAAKYAAGRPATVRVGYGADLLEIEVTTEGPATAAGGLGSGGRGLAGLRDRVDALGGRFSAGPSGDGFRVRAAFPTTEIPVRSDR; translated from the coding sequence ATGCCGACGCTGGGACGTCTCCGGAACCGCTGGGCGCGCGTGACTCCGGACGCCCGGGACGCGGCACTCGCCGCGGTCTTCACCGCCGCCGCGTTCGTGCCGGGGCTTTCGATGCTCGGGGCTCAGTTCGGGGATCTGCCCCGGCACGACGGCGGGCTCCCGGCCGTCCTGCTCGTGCTCGGGCAGACACTCCCCCTCGCGGTGCGCAGCCGGTGGCCCGCCGCGACCCTCGTGGTCGTCGCGACCTCCTTCGCCGCCCACGAAGTGCTCGCCTACACCCCCACGGTCGCCAGCCTCGCGTTGTACTTCGCGCTCTACTCGGCCGGCGCGCGCGAGGAACGGTTCCGCCTCGCGCTGCCCGTCGCGCTTTCGGTGGAGTACCTCGCCTTCGCGGTGCTGGTCACCTTGCGCGGGTCGCCGTCGGACCTGGTGCCCTTCGTCGTCTACTACGCGGTCCTCGTGCTCTTCTGGTCGCTGGGTGTCCTGGTGCGGCAACGACGACGGCAGGAGGCCGAACGGCGGCGGCTCACCGCGCGGGCCGCGGCGGCGGACGAACGGGCGCGGCTCGCCCGCGAGCTGCACGACGTCGTCACGCACCACGTGACCGCCATGGTCGTGCAGGCCGACGCCGCCCGGTTCCTGCCGCCCGAGAACGCGCCCGAAGCTTTCAAGGCGATCACCGGGTCCGGGCGCGATGCCCTCACCGAACTGCGGTTCCTGCTCGGGGTCCTCGAAGCGACCGGGGCGCGGACGCCGGGGCTGAGCGCGCTGCGGGGCCTCGTCGAGCAGCCGGGGCGGGTGGTCCAGCTGGTCGAAGCGGGCGAACGTCCGGCGCTGCCGGCGGAAACCGAGCTCACCGCGTACCGGATCGTGCAGGAAGCGCTGACCAACGCGGCCAAGTACGCCGCCGGGCGGCCCGCGACCGTACGCGTCGGCTACGGTGCGGACCTCCTCGAAATCGAGGTGACCACCGAGGGTCCGGCGACCGCGGCCGGTGGGCTCGGCTCCGGCGGGCGCGGGCTGGCCGGGTTGCGCGACCGGGTCGACGCGCTCGGCGGCCGGTTCAGCGCGGGACCGTCGGGCGACGGGTTCCGCGTCCGCGCCGCGTTCCCCACGACCGAAATCCCCGTCAGGAGCGACCGATGA